The following proteins are co-located in the Haloarcula marismortui ATCC 43049 genome:
- a CDS encoding YhjD/YihY/BrkB family envelope integrity protein: MRFSRARTEEVLRALVHEIRAERLTFMAGSIAYHAFLSILPLLLLVLTFVQRTENVTLRASIVGIMEAVLTTQASGIIQQGLTEADASVSALGVGFLLWGSLRIFRGLDTAFSDIYETGASNTFLDQLGDGLVLLVTVAVAILSASALGSVLPETGSGPLWTVASGLVRAAGLFVVFYPMYYIFPDTDVSPLEAVPGVAFAAIGLTVAQVLFTAFKSGSTGGNIIASILVLLSWLYIIGLVILLGAAINAVLSNRSADVDIDPVVGEHSQQNTIRTTTMSREALLAELETLADRFQQGQGTITVEIADERTDIDCPETATVDRSSDVFGLDQSVALTLRWWPNEK, encoded by the coding sequence ATGCGTTTCAGTCGCGCCCGTACGGAGGAGGTTCTGCGCGCTCTCGTTCACGAAATCAGGGCGGAACGGCTCACGTTCATGGCTGGCTCGATAGCCTACCACGCGTTCCTGTCGATTCTTCCGCTGTTATTGCTGGTGTTGACCTTCGTCCAGCGAACGGAGAACGTCACGCTACGGGCCTCCATCGTCGGCATCATGGAGGCTGTTCTGACCACACAGGCAAGCGGCATCATCCAGCAGGGACTGACCGAGGCCGACGCGTCCGTGTCGGCGCTGGGCGTGGGCTTTCTTCTCTGGGGCTCGCTGCGAATCTTCCGGGGGCTTGACACGGCCTTCTCCGACATCTACGAGACGGGCGCGTCGAACACCTTCCTCGACCAGCTCGGCGACGGGCTGGTACTGCTCGTGACCGTCGCAGTGGCGATACTCAGCGCCAGCGCGCTCGGCAGCGTCCTGCCCGAGACCGGAAGTGGCCCGCTGTGGACAGTCGCCAGCGGGCTGGTCCGGGCCGCCGGATTGTTCGTTGTCTTCTATCCAATGTACTACATTTTCCCGGACACGGACGTTTCACCGCTTGAAGCTGTTCCCGGCGTCGCGTTTGCCGCAATCGGACTTACCGTCGCGCAGGTTCTCTTCACGGCGTTCAAATCCGGTTCGACGGGCGGGAACATCATCGCCAGCATCCTCGTCCTGCTGAGCTGGCTGTACATCATCGGGCTGGTGATACTGCTCGGGGCGGCCATCAACGCCGTCCTCTCGAACCGCTCTGCGGACGTGGATATCGACCCTGTCGTTGGCGAACATTCCCAGCAAAACACCATCCGGACAACGACGATGTCCCGCGAGGCGCTGCTGGCCGAACTTGAGACACTTGCCGACCGTTTTCAGCAAGGACAGGGGACAATCACCGTCGAAATCGCCGACGAGCGTACCGATATCGACTGCCCGGAAACCGCGACTGTCGACCGTTCGTCGGACGTGTTCGGTCTGGACCAGTCGGTCGCGCTCACGCTCAGATGGTGGCCGAACGAGAAATAA
- a CDS encoding helix-turn-helix domain-containing protein gives MDQSESGLTGTTTGTASERTIEVLFEIELPDDCSCPLSDPDADIENVHNQIDDGVCHAEMTVSDETGTPRVLHSTNQVGDACLCLAFSEVGCVPRTRRVDGDSLFIETYVSDRSVISELVEQLQPAAERVRLRRLTSRQDNKTESDPATVDLACLTTKQREAAIIAVDEGYYQQPRQTTLDDLASTLGISKSALSQRLNAVESKLATAAFDP, from the coding sequence ATGGACCAATCCGAAAGCGGGCTCACAGGGACAACAACGGGCACCGCTTCCGAACGGACCATTGAGGTTCTGTTTGAAATTGAACTGCCCGATGACTGTTCGTGTCCACTTTCGGATCCGGATGCAGACATCGAGAACGTTCATAACCAGATCGACGACGGAGTCTGTCACGCGGAGATGACCGTCTCTGATGAAACTGGTACCCCGCGGGTCCTGCATTCGACAAATCAGGTCGGGGACGCCTGTCTCTGTCTGGCGTTTAGCGAGGTCGGGTGTGTACCACGAACCCGGCGCGTAGACGGTGACTCACTTTTTATCGAGACGTACGTCTCAGACCGGAGCGTCATCAGCGAGCTGGTCGAGCAGTTGCAACCAGCGGCTGAACGAGTGCGCCTGCGACGGCTGACATCCCGGCAGGACAACAAGACAGAGTCGGACCCTGCGACTGTCGACCTCGCCTGTCTCACGACAAAACAACGGGAAGCAGCGATAATCGCGGTCGACGAAGGCTACTACCAGCAGCCCAGACAGACGACTCTCGACGACCTCGCATCGACACTCGGTATCTCGAAATCTGCGCTCTCTCAGCGCCTGAACGCCGTTGAATCGAAACTCGCGACGGCCGCCTTCGACCCGTAA
- a CDS encoding trimeric intracellular cation channel family protein, with product MTDAFAVMNAIGLVGFAFVGAAKAIEERYDVFGVTVVGVMTALGGGTTRDLLLNRVPNSLQSPGEVALSLLGVTAAVLFVHFLDDGHQHPVVLTADAIGLAAFTTTGALLGQQAGLPVFAVVALATVNAAGGGAISDLLLGRTPFILREDFYASCAVIGGLAFWALAQIGVSVSVASAGCALAVLLARGLGIGRGWSLPTVQAWERRDAQ from the coding sequence GTGACCGACGCGTTTGCGGTGATGAACGCTATCGGACTGGTCGGGTTCGCATTCGTCGGCGCGGCGAAAGCCATCGAAGAGCGCTACGACGTGTTCGGCGTCACGGTCGTCGGCGTGATGACGGCACTGGGTGGCGGGACGACGCGGGACCTGCTGTTGAACAGGGTTCCGAACTCCCTGCAGTCACCCGGCGAAGTCGCCCTGTCGCTGCTTGGTGTCACCGCCGCTGTGCTGTTCGTGCATTTCCTCGATGACGGGCACCAGCATCCGGTCGTCCTGACGGCCGACGCTATCGGGCTGGCGGCGTTCACTACCACCGGAGCGTTGCTTGGTCAGCAGGCCGGCCTCCCGGTGTTTGCCGTCGTCGCGCTGGCGACGGTCAACGCGGCCGGCGGCGGCGCGATATCGGACCTGCTGTTGGGCCGAACGCCCTTTATTCTCCGTGAGGATTTCTATGCGTCCTGTGCTGTTATCGGCGGCCTCGCCTTCTGGGCGCTGGCACAGATTGGCGTGAGCGTCAGCGTAGCATCGGCCGGGTGCGCACTCGCAGTGCTGCTGGCCCGAGGACTGGGCATCGGCCGCGGGTGGTCACTGCCGACGGTACAGGCGTGGGAGCGACGCGACGCGCAGTAG
- a CDS encoding molybdopterin-dependent oxidoreductase — protein MTDNDGLYRRDVLKAGGAAAALGLGGGEFLQGLAERGDHTAASKHNTGIENYVGQNDVIQTVCSPNCRGKCPIDVHVRDGQVRKVEPHPPEDEQYKRACVLGLSHTQRVYDPTRLKYPMKRTDWSPDDPNPDGRGPDAEFERVSWDEALDLVADKMQSLKTDHGAESVLFHEGSGNYGQTGKAFSRLASLFGSTQSAWGIDANVGRGFNRVTGTGFFLPPTNEAEDWENANTIIVWGSDIFSSQFQMDASKVLDAVESGAKLVVVDPVYTTTASKADLWLPVKPGKDVHLALAMMHTVFEDETYDEQFLRKRTTGPALVRKDTGDLLKSSTVFDDGSDDQVVAVEQGSNTPVELEPETDGPYALFGEFTVDGIECETALTRLRDHVADYAPSKVAEKTGVDAENIRTAVRWLATRGPGGIAPSYAIGRYKHGHVFGQTYAMLMGLTGDYGRHGNIHAHHAGGASLSTGGWGTPEDADPGPSLFFPEYPDAMIDGDPHKVRAVYSIESNMMGNQFPDRQRFRKAIRSLEMYVVADMHHTDTVQHADIILPAPHWFEQEDITSGWGSHPHLGYRHKVQEPMWEARDDYYAVRGLAERLGFGDYFPETKREMLRELASRDDAIDFETLFEQGTQKKQDVPIVKYTDEFPTDTGRIKMYDDDAPSEEGVTFDVPRPLEDRTADDYEKADEYPLMFMQKHSRFRIHSQYEMVNWVREVNPEPQLDIHPSDAKARGIEDGEYVRVYNDRGEMIVKAKYNEAFQPGLVNTDQGWWSRDYLKGHHNDLTHNEVSEVGQTMSFYDVRVAVEPAPDDLDTEKYETDNPRGTGAETSRVGGD, from the coding sequence ATGACTGACAACGATGGGCTGTATCGGCGTGATGTACTGAAAGCCGGGGGAGCGGCTGCTGCCCTTGGTCTCGGCGGCGGTGAGTTCCTTCAGGGACTGGCCGAACGCGGGGACCACACGGCGGCGTCAAAGCACAACACGGGTATCGAGAACTACGTCGGGCAAAATGACGTCATCCAGACCGTCTGTTCGCCGAACTGTCGCGGGAAGTGTCCCATCGATGTCCACGTCCGTGACGGACAGGTGAGAAAGGTCGAGCCACACCCGCCGGAAGATGAGCAGTACAAGCGGGCCTGTGTGCTCGGGCTCTCACACACCCAGCGCGTGTACGACCCGACGAGACTGAAATACCCGATGAAGCGCACCGACTGGTCGCCCGACGACCCCAATCCCGACGGCCGCGGTCCGGATGCCGAGTTCGAGCGCGTCTCGTGGGACGAGGCGCTCGACCTCGTCGCCGACAAGATGCAGTCGTTGAAAACAGACCACGGCGCAGAGAGCGTCCTCTTCCATGAGGGGTCGGGGAACTACGGCCAGACCGGCAAGGCGTTCAGCCGCCTGGCCTCTCTATTCGGCTCAACCCAGTCTGCATGGGGAATCGACGCCAACGTCGGTCGCGGATTCAACCGGGTCACTGGGACCGGCTTCTTCCTGCCACCGACGAACGAGGCCGAGGACTGGGAGAACGCGAACACCATCATCGTCTGGGGGTCGGACATCTTCTCCAGTCAGTTCCAGATGGACGCCTCAAAGGTTCTCGATGCCGTCGAGAGCGGCGCGAAGCTTGTCGTGGTGGACCCGGTATATACGACGACAGCGTCGAAAGCCGACCTGTGGCTCCCGGTCAAGCCCGGGAAAGACGTGCATCTCGCCCTTGCGATGATGCACACCGTCTTCGAAGACGAGACGTACGACGAACAGTTCCTTCGGAAGCGGACGACCGGTCCGGCGCTGGTCCGGAAAGACACTGGTGACCTGCTCAAATCGAGCACCGTCTTCGACGACGGCAGCGATGACCAGGTTGTCGCCGTCGAGCAGGGGAGCAACACGCCGGTCGAACTCGAACCTGAGACCGACGGCCCGTATGCCCTCTTTGGGGAGTTCACTGTCGACGGCATCGAATGTGAGACAGCGCTGACCAGACTCCGGGACCACGTCGCTGACTACGCCCCATCGAAAGTCGCGGAGAAGACCGGCGTCGACGCGGAGAACATCCGCACTGCAGTCCGATGGCTGGCGACTCGTGGCCCCGGTGGCATCGCCCCGAGTTACGCGATCGGGCGGTACAAACACGGGCACGTCTTCGGCCAGACCTATGCGATGCTGATGGGGCTGACCGGTGACTACGGTCGGCACGGAAACATCCACGCGCACCATGCCGGCGGTGCGTCGCTCAGTACCGGTGGCTGGGGCACTCCGGAGGACGCCGACCCCGGACCGTCGCTGTTCTTCCCCGAATACCCGGACGCGATGATCGACGGTGACCCGCACAAGGTCAGGGCTGTCTACTCTATCGAGTCGAACATGATGGGGAACCAGTTCCCGGACCGCCAGCGGTTCAGAAAGGCCATCAGGAGCCTTGAAATGTACGTGGTCGCGGATATGCACCACACGGATACGGTCCAGCACGCGGACATCATCCTCCCGGCCCCACACTGGTTCGAACAGGAGGACATCACTTCTGGCTGGGGGTCCCATCCACACCTCGGGTACCGACACAAGGTGCAAGAACCGATGTGGGAGGCCAGAGACGACTACTACGCGGTTCGCGGGCTCGCGGAACGACTCGGCTTCGGCGACTACTTCCCGGAGACGAAACGCGAGATGCTTCGGGAACTCGCCAGCCGGGACGACGCCATCGATTTCGAGACGCTGTTCGAGCAGGGGACTCAAAAGAAGCAGGACGTTCCCATCGTCAAGTACACCGACGAGTTCCCCACCGACACGGGGCGCATCAAAATGTACGACGATGACGCCCCGAGCGAGGAGGGCGTGACGTTCGACGTCCCACGGCCGCTCGAAGACCGGACAGCCGACGACTACGAAAAGGCCGACGAGTACCCGCTGATGTTCATGCAGAAGCACAGTCGGTTCCGCATCCACTCACAGTACGAGATGGTGAACTGGGTGCGCGAGGTCAACCCCGAGCCGCAGCTGGACATCCATCCATCGGATGCGAAAGCTCGTGGTATCGAGGACGGCGAGTACGTCCGCGTGTACAACGACCGCGGCGAGATGATTGTGAAGGCAAAATACAACGAGGCATTCCAGCCGGGGCTGGTAAACACTGACCAGGGATGGTGGTCGCGTGACTACCTCAAGGGTCACCACAACGACCTCACGCACAACGAGGTCAGCGAAGTCGGCCAGACAATGTCGTTCTACGATGTCCGTGTCGCCGTCGAGCCGGCTCCTGACGACCTTGACACGGAGAAGTACGAAACGGACAACCCGCGTGGAACTGGCGCTGAAACATCACGTGTGGGAGGTGACTAA
- a CDS encoding vWA domain-containing protein: MVLSDVLLAPLGLAALLLTVPIVVLYLIRPDPQELTLPTFQFLVAGERQQSATPFLERISRSLLLLLQVLVVLVLAVGLATPYVTVSERATVAETVIVVDTSASMQTDADGQTRFQQAVAAARDEVTGTTSVVTTTNGGEVVLQRGTPTAAQGTLDGLSPTDAPGALSGAISQAASLAGENARVVVLSDFAGEEWTTAVTTARGRGLSVDLQQFDGGGDGNVGFIDRRFSGSAVTLSVKNYGDSTVTRTVRLGNARQELQLGPDDVGSVTLPVPASGSEARLSPGDSFPTDDSVYVAAPADAAVDVLVLTNDRNRYLTTALSVVDRVNVTVRQPPTTIQGDYDIILYSNVDRSSLLPGNVETGRELVEDGGGVAVLAQDNLPQRYRDLLLIEPGETKAGATVGQTAQTQLTRGIDFQPPEEYVSGSLRSGSAQVQLSDGTPLIATEDRNGGRLMYYGYIEDRSSFKFNYQYPVFWKRAVYYLADREPLPALNHETGETVRFGNTTVEGPAGPVSGNSVPLQRAGLYRSQSRQVSASLLDESESNTNVEALDQRSGTAGNLTRTERRSVPQPLTEYVALGGLVLALAEVGYLRRRGDL, encoded by the coding sequence ATGGTCCTCTCGGACGTTTTGCTTGCCCCCCTGGGACTGGCCGCCCTCCTCCTTACGGTGCCGATCGTCGTGCTGTATCTCATTCGACCGGACCCGCAGGAACTCACGCTGCCGACGTTCCAGTTTCTCGTCGCCGGAGAACGCCAGCAGTCAGCGACGCCGTTTCTCGAACGGATCTCACGGAGCCTGCTGCTGCTGTTGCAGGTGCTGGTCGTGCTGGTGCTCGCGGTCGGACTGGCGACACCGTACGTCACCGTCTCCGAGCGGGCGACAGTAGCGGAGACGGTCATCGTCGTCGACACGAGCGCGTCAATGCAGACCGACGCTGACGGCCAGACGCGCTTCCAGCAGGCCGTCGCGGCCGCCCGAGATGAGGTGACTGGGACAACCTCTGTCGTCACGACGACCAACGGTGGCGAGGTGGTACTCCAGCGTGGCACGCCGACAGCGGCCCAAGGAACGCTGGACGGACTCAGTCCGACGGATGCGCCGGGAGCGCTCAGCGGCGCTATCTCGCAGGCAGCCTCGCTCGCCGGCGAGAACGCCAGAGTCGTCGTCCTGAGCGATTTCGCGGGCGAGGAGTGGACGACCGCGGTCACGACGGCTCGCGGGCGCGGGCTCTCCGTCGACCTCCAGCAGTTCGACGGTGGGGGCGACGGGAACGTCGGCTTCATCGACCGGCGGTTCTCCGGCTCGGCGGTGACGCTGTCGGTGAAAAACTACGGCGACTCGACCGTGACCCGGACCGTCCGGCTCGGGAACGCCCGGCAAGAGCTCCAGCTCGGGCCCGACGACGTGGGTTCGGTGACGCTCCCGGTCCCGGCCAGTGGGAGTGAGGCCCGGCTTAGCCCAGGCGACAGTTTCCCAACGGATGACAGCGTTTACGTCGCCGCACCGGCGGACGCGGCCGTCGACGTGCTGGTGCTGACAAACGACCGGAACCGGTACCTGACCACCGCGCTGTCGGTCGTTGACCGGGTGAACGTGACAGTCAGGCAGCCGCCGACAACGATTCAGGGCGACTACGACATCATCCTGTACAGCAACGTCGACAGGAGTTCGTTGCTCCCCGGGAACGTCGAAACCGGGCGCGAACTGGTCGAAGACGGTGGCGGCGTGGCGGTGCTGGCACAGGACAACCTCCCGCAGCGGTACCGGGACCTCCTCCTCATCGAACCCGGCGAGACCAAGGCGGGCGCGACGGTGGGCCAGACAGCACAGACACAGCTCACCCGCGGCATCGACTTCCAGCCTCCCGAGGAGTACGTTTCGGGCTCGCTGCGCTCCGGGTCGGCCCAGGTACAACTGAGCGACGGGACGCCGCTCATTGCGACCGAGGACCGGAACGGTGGCCGCCTCATGTACTACGGCTACATCGAGGACCGGTCCAGCTTCAAGTTCAATTACCAGTACCCCGTGTTCTGGAAGCGGGCAGTGTACTACCTCGCGGACAGGGAACCGCTCCCGGCGCTGAACCACGAGACCGGCGAGACCGTCCGGTTCGGAAACACCACTGTCGAGGGGCCGGCTGGCCCTGTCTCCGGGAATTCGGTCCCGCTCCAGCGTGCCGGCCTCTACCGGAGCCAGAGCCGGCAGGTGAGTGCGTCGCTGCTGGACGAAAGCGAGTCAAACACCAATGTCGAAGCACTCGACCAGCGCTCCGGGACGGCCGGGAACCTCACCCGGACCGAACGGCGGTCGGTGCCACAGCCGTTGACCGAGTACGTCGCGCTAGGCGGGCTGGTACTCGCACTGGCCGAGGTCGGCTATCTCCGCCGGCGGGGTGACCTCTGA
- a CDS encoding TorD/DmsD family molecular chaperone, which translates to MTGQTDTSTTRERSPEHDIGSDGFRSDAAATYAVLAECWREPTEQLTEAIEAGELAPVVGDLGSADRHRLRTEYTRLFIGPAGPPCPPYESVYRDGEDPDALGPVKGPATMAVVRWYREFGVQPAAAYSDLPDHIATELEFAAYLAEAGFDDQLDQFFEEHLAAWTDEFLRQVETETREPFYASLATTTREVIHQ; encoded by the coding sequence ATGACTGGACAGACTGACACCTCCACCACACGTGAGCGATCTCCTGAGCACGACATCGGGAGCGATGGGTTTCGGTCGGACGCCGCGGCGACCTACGCTGTCCTCGCCGAATGTTGGCGAGAACCGACCGAGCAACTGACCGAAGCCATTGAAGCCGGTGAGTTGGCTCCGGTGGTCGGTGACCTCGGCTCGGCTGACCGACATCGTCTCAGGACCGAGTACACCCGACTGTTTATTGGGCCAGCGGGACCGCCATGTCCGCCCTACGAGAGCGTCTATCGCGACGGCGAAGACCCAGATGCACTCGGCCCGGTCAAGGGACCAGCCACGATGGCTGTCGTGCGCTGGTACAGAGAGTTCGGCGTCCAGCCCGCGGCTGCCTATTCGGACCTCCCGGACCATATCGCCACGGAACTGGAGTTCGCTGCCTATCTGGCAGAAGCGGGCTTCGACGACCAGCTTGACCAGTTCTTCGAGGAGCACCTCGCTGCTTGGACTGACGAGTTCCTCAGGCAAGTCGAGACAGAAACACGGGAACCGTTCTACGCGTCGCTGGCAACGACGACCCGAGAGGTCATACATCAGTAG
- a CDS encoding 4Fe-4S dicluster domain-containing protein, whose amino-acid sequence MTNYGLVIDQERCIGCQACAVSCKQENNVPMGQFWNRVLTEGGDKMDTPSGGYPEDGGSGALDMQYQPTACQHCENAPCVKVCPVNATYTRDDGIVEIDYDKCIGCRYCMAACPYNARVFNWDEPDHMPEEGTGDVAARPQGVVEKCTFCSHRVDEGLDPACVVNCPADARIFGDLDDEGSTVSKYINEYETDRLLEDRGTNPKTHYISGEMSPGRPQTSDKMESELDDVSPWSDGSEDVPAEAGESDSSGSGGSHHSIEGDAAPHVPAVGSGGDD is encoded by the coding sequence ATGACGAACTATGGCCTCGTAATCGACCAGGAGCGGTGTATCGGCTGTCAGGCATGCGCAGTGTCATGTAAACAGGAGAACAACGTCCCGATGGGACAGTTCTGGAACCGCGTCCTCACGGAGGGCGGCGACAAGATGGACACCCCGTCCGGTGGCTACCCCGAAGACGGCGGCAGCGGGGCGCTAGATATGCAGTACCAGCCGACGGCGTGCCAGCACTGCGAAAACGCGCCCTGCGTGAAGGTCTGTCCGGTCAACGCGACGTACACCCGGGACGACGGAATTGTCGAAATCGACTACGACAAATGCATCGGCTGTCGCTACTGTATGGCCGCCTGCCCGTACAACGCGCGGGTGTTCAACTGGGACGAACCCGACCATATGCCCGAGGAGGGGACGGGCGACGTTGCCGCCCGGCCACAGGGCGTCGTCGAGAAGTGTACGTTCTGTAGCCATCGCGTCGACGAGGGACTCGACCCGGCCTGTGTCGTCAACTGTCCTGCCGACGCACGCATCTTCGGTGACCTTGACGACGAGGGAAGCACCGTCTCGAAGTACATCAACGAGTACGAGACGGACCGGCTCCTCGAAGACCGCGGGACGAACCCGAAGACACACTACATCAGCGGCGAGATGAGCCCCGGTCGGCCACAGACGTCGGATAAAATGGAGAGCGAGCTCGACGATGTCTCTCCGTGGTCCGATGGGTCAGAGGACGTGCCAGCTGAGGCCGGTGAAAGCGACAGCAGTGGCTCGGGTGGAAGCCACCACTCCATCGAGGGTGATGCAGCTCCACACGTCCCAGCAGTGGGGTCCGGAGGTGATGACTGA
- the nrfD gene encoding NrfD/PsrC family molybdoenzyme membrane anchor subunit yields the protein MAADSSRIAIPAFGTKGKLWLGLLASLMVAGLAAWGYQLTTGLVATGMRNVFSWGLYIMMFVLFVGLSAGGLIISSAPKFFHSHRYEGFARLGVLVSLACITVAGLLILPDIGRPERLYQFFTSPDFRSPMVWDFGIVILYGVLNLWYLWLLTRRDLAARGSPLALGVDDTDAGRERDRTLMFWTAALALPTAVALHSVTGWIFATQIGRGDWFSPLVAPVFIAKALVSGLGLLLVVSILADRLTNYEVNREELTSLGKLLGIFLALHVVYLLAAERLPHAWANHFEFWAITESFLIGESVYFWLWTVVGGAVPLVMLMIPSLRKRVSVIFTASLLAVFGTMFEGIRLVFTGYEVANINLPPGISLGGEYAGITTGIWATAGAYTPTLVEVVVTLGIVAFGALIVTLGLKYVPIQRVDGQYATDGGTQERQ from the coding sequence ATGGCCGCTGACTCATCCCGAATCGCGATTCCGGCCTTCGGAACGAAAGGAAAGCTGTGGCTCGGCCTGCTCGCGAGCCTCATGGTCGCTGGACTGGCAGCCTGGGGCTACCAACTCACCACGGGCCTTGTGGCCACGGGGATGCGCAACGTCTTCTCGTGGGGCCTGTATATCATGATGTTCGTCCTGTTCGTCGGGCTGTCCGCCGGCGGGCTCATCATTTCGAGCGCACCGAAGTTCTTCCACTCACACCGCTACGAAGGGTTCGCGCGGCTTGGCGTGCTGGTCAGCCTCGCCTGTATCACGGTCGCGGGCCTGCTCATCCTCCCGGACATCGGGCGGCCCGAGCGGCTCTACCAGTTTTTCACCTCGCCGGACTTCCGCTCACCGATGGTGTGGGACTTCGGGATTGTCATTCTCTACGGCGTGCTAAACCTCTGGTATCTGTGGCTCCTGACTCGGCGTGACCTTGCTGCGCGGGGGTCGCCACTTGCACTGGGTGTCGATGACACCGACGCCGGACGCGAGCGTGACCGCACGCTCATGTTCTGGACCGCGGCACTCGCACTCCCGACTGCAGTCGCCCTTCACTCGGTGACCGGGTGGATTTTCGCGACGCAGATCGGACGTGGAGACTGGTTCAGCCCCCTTGTCGCACCGGTGTTCATCGCCAAGGCACTCGTCTCCGGACTCGGATTGTTGCTGGTCGTGTCGATCCTCGCAGACCGGCTCACGAACTACGAAGTCAACCGCGAGGAACTCACGAGCCTCGGCAAGCTACTCGGTATCTTCCTCGCGCTTCACGTGGTGTACCTGCTTGCGGCCGAACGACTGCCCCACGCTTGGGCGAACCACTTCGAGTTCTGGGCCATCACAGAGAGCTTCCTCATCGGCGAGTCCGTTTATTTCTGGCTCTGGACCGTCGTCGGCGGGGCAGTCCCGCTTGTCATGCTGATGATTCCATCGCTGCGAAAGCGCGTGTCGGTCATCTTCACCGCGAGCCTTCTCGCGGTCTTTGGCACAATGTTCGAAGGCATCCGTCTGGTGTTCACGGGATACGAGGTCGCTAACATCAACCTCCCACCGGGCATCTCGCTCGGTGGCGAGTATGCCGGCATCACGACCGGCATCTGGGCGACTGCCGGAGCCTACACCCCGACGCTGGTCGAGGTGGTTGTCACCCTCGGTATCGTCGCCTTCGGCGCGCTCATCGTCACGCTCGGCCTCAAGTACGTCCCGATTCAGCGAGTCGACGGACAGTATGCAACTGATGGCGGCACACAGGAACGACAATGA
- a CDS encoding 4Fe-4S ferredoxin N-terminal domain-containing protein gives MNNPQQPRLTPIEEWEDEATAMLDGVEYDTDLGLRMARDAIRVSNGELSDAEFHEKYHEAVLAEFGADERPTKPEGFDDD, from the coding sequence ATGAATAACCCACAGCAACCGAGATTGACGCCGATTGAGGAGTGGGAAGATGAAGCAACAGCGATGCTCGACGGCGTCGAGTACGATACTGATCTGGGGCTACGGATGGCTCGTGACGCGATCCGCGTCTCAAATGGGGAGCTGAGCGACGCCGAATTCCACGAAAAGTACCACGAGGCGGTGCTGGCGGAGTTCGGTGCAGACGAGCGACCGACCAAACCTGAGGGATTCGACGATGACTGA